Proteins found in one Zea mays cultivar B73 chromosome 1, Zm-B73-REFERENCE-NAM-5.0, whole genome shotgun sequence genomic segment:
- the LOC100193370 gene encoding uncharacterized protein LOC100193370 gives MGPYSTAVAVSASPVLQASSLLTRARGSWRPTVAALRLSASVKCRRRALTVTCALPEKERPAAFNIPPTALLCPVPPPDGKERWDIKEEDDRVTLWLQVPGLSASDIEVTTSEDVLEIKRRVVAPQQPAPVDAHGVGAFHIRLLLTKEYDGSNVTADLKAGMLEVTVHKNPQRPGERAVMMGATKPPPEPRQNEESSTNQRSSTARKETGTPMGRQNPNGV, from the exons ATGGGACCTTACAGCACCGCCGTCGCCGTAAGCGCATCGCCGGTCCTGCAGGCTTCCTCACTCTTGACGCGAGCCCGTGGTTCTTGGAGGCCCACGGTGGCGGCGTTGCGGCTTTCTGCTTCCGTGAAATGCCGTCGGCGGGCACTCACCGTGACCTGTGCGCTCCCGGAGAAAGAACGGCCGGCGGCATTCAACATCCCGCCCACTG CTCTGCTGTGCCCCGTGCCCCCGCCGGACGGCAAGGAACGGTGGGACATCAAGGAGGAAGATGACCGCGTCACGCTGTGGCTCCAGGTGCCAGGGCTGTCGGCGAGCGACATCGAGGTGACCACCAGCGAGGACGTCCTCGAGATCAAACGCAGGGTCGTCGCCCCACAGCAGCCGGCGCCCGTGGACGCGCACGGCGTCGGCGCGTTCCACATCCGGCTGCTGTTGACCAAGGAGTACGACGGCAGCAACGTCACGGCCGATCTCAAGGCCGGcatgctggaggtcaccgtccacAAGAACCCGCAACGCCCCGGCGAACGCGCCGTGATGATGGGGGCGACCAAGCCCCCGCCCGAGCCCCGTCAAAACGAGGAGAGCAGTACCAACCAAAGGTCCTCGACCGCAAGAAAGGAAACCGGAACCCCCATGGGGAGACAAAATCCAAATGGAGTCTAG
- the LOC100193370 gene encoding uncharacterized protein isoform X1 gives MGPYSTAVAVSASPVLQASSLLTRARGSWRPTVAALRLSASVKCRRRALTVTCALPEKERPAAFNIPPTAYAQEHACVSALLCPVPPPDGKERWDIKEEDDRVTLWLQVPGLSASDIEVTTSEDVLEIKRRVVAPQQPAPVDAHGVGAFHIRLLLTKEYDGSNVTADLKAGMLEVTVHKNPQRPGERAVMMGATKPPPEPRQNEESSTNQRSSTARKETGTPMGRQNPNGV, from the exons ATGGGACCTTACAGCACCGCCGTCGCCGTAAGCGCATCGCCGGTCCTGCAGGCTTCCTCACTCTTGACGCGAGCCCGTGGTTCTTGGAGGCCCACGGTGGCGGCGTTGCGGCTTTCTGCTTCCGTGAAATGCCGTCGGCGGGCACTCACCGTGACCTGTGCGCTCCCGGAGAAAGAACGGCCGGCGGCATTCAACATCCCGCCCACTG CTTACGCACAAGAGCATGCATGCGTTTCAGCTCTGCTGTGCCCCGTGCCCCCGCCGGACGGCAAGGAACGGTGGGACATCAAGGAGGAAGATGACCGCGTCACGCTGTGGCTCCAGGTGCCAGGGCTGTCGGCGAGCGACATCGAGGTGACCACCAGCGAGGACGTCCTCGAGATCAAACGCAGGGTCGTCGCCCCACAGCAGCCGGCGCCCGTGGACGCGCACGGCGTCGGCGCGTTCCACATCCGGCTGCTGTTGACCAAGGAGTACGACGGCAGCAACGTCACGGCCGATCTCAAGGCCGGcatgctggaggtcaccgtccacAAGAACCCGCAACGCCCCGGCGAACGCGCCGTGATGATGGGGGCGACCAAGCCCCCGCCCGAGCCCCGTCAAAACGAGGAGAGCAGTACCAACCAAAGGTCCTCGACCGCAAGAAAGGAAACCGGAACCCCCATGGGGAGACAAAATCCAAATGGAGTCTAG